The DNA region GAGGGTCTCCAGAAAGGCAGGAGAACTTTGTATTTAATTGCTTGAGTATGTACTGGATACTCATTTTATTCCTGGGCTGCCACAGAACAAGAATCAGGAACCTTGGAGCACTGTCCCATGTAGCTGTGCTTTCCAAAATGCCTTCCACAAAGAGAAGTAGTTGGAGGCTGTAACATAGAACATGTAATTGGCATATGAAATAAAACTTCCATTTACTTAGTGTTGGCTTctagatatataatatattcaaACTTAAGAAATTAGGAttaatttggggatttttttaaaccagtGGTTTGTTGGTACAGGCTCACAGCATCCATACCACATGCATAAGCTTCCAGTGTAGCCTGAGATTTAGTCCTCCTTTTTGGTTAGTGGTGGCCATTGTTTGGAGAATACTCCAGTACACACATGGTGGGGGTGATGTCTGACAGACATATTTGGGTTTTGGAGAACCTCATTTCTTCAACTTCAATCACTAAGATTTTTGAAATCTGTGGCAGAAATgttcccagcatttttctttttgtttctgtgctgagcagaagTAATAGAACTAAAAACAACCTGCAAAGAAAACGCTTCTtgtctatttttctttttaagctgtGGAAGTAACTAACAGTTCTGTATCTCGCGTCTTTTCTCAGGGTGAAATTCACATGTCAGAAGAGGCTATCCAGGACATTCTGGAGCAGACAGAATCAGATCCAGATTTCCAGGCTCTGTTTGACTGCTTTGATTATGGTAGGCTACATTGTACTCACTTGTGCTGTTACTGTAAAGCATCCAGAATGATGCGCTTTCCCAAGCATTGCTTGACAAGGCAAAGGAATTCAGCTGGCCTCTTGCCAGAGAAATGACATTGGTATGCCTTAATACAGAATCAGATTCTTAGATACATTTATACACAGCTATAAAGTTGTGTGTAAGTGCAGCATTTTTCTGTGGCTGATATTCTGGGTTTGTGCTGGCTCAGTGattattttcttgctgtttttttaGACACTCCAGCTCTGAAGGATGATAGTTTATACTTGTTTGCTGTTGTAAAATTTTCAGGGGTATCCTCACATGAACCATAAGGAGATCTTTACACTCTGGTTCATTTAAAAGGTAGTGATGACATACATGTAGAAAATTACATATTTAACcatttttcatgctttattttgaaaataggAAAGAGCAAGGTAAACAAGAACTTACCTGGTGGTATTTCTGGTCGGAATGGAGTGGAGAACGAAATCCTGGTGGCTGAGGATAGCCTGGAAACATTTGGAAGTTCTTTAGGAACAGAAGAAACTAACAGATgtatggttttgttttgggtttttttcccctctaagaTTTCTCTGTTAACTTTtcattatgaaaatattttcagacaATTTGTACATTTcggaattttattttttcactggTAATATCCATGTGGACTTCTACATTGTGTGAACATACAGATACACCTGTCCTGTTACAAAGTTTCAATCTATTACATTTGACAGTAATCCCATCAGTGTACTTTAAAATTGTACTTGATAAGCTCCTTAGTGCAAGCAGGATGTCAATAAATGGATACTTTGCAGTGTCTATTGGGGAACACATAAAGAGAATATTTTACACCTAACCATATTAATCTTTTATCTCTATTCTGTAATGTATCTGTTAATTAATATACAAAAGGAGTCTTACTCTGGACAAAGGGGATGTTACTTTGTCTCCACCATTCTTAACAATAGTTCATGAGTAGCAGGTATTTAGTGAAAGTATATGAGCAGTAGAGCCAAGAGGTTTTTATCATGAGATGGTTTTTGTGCTTCTGGAAATCTGATGTAGTGACCTGAGATATTTACATGTATGTACTTACTACTAATGTGCAAACTGATTTTCCAGATTATCTAGTTTATGTatgttttttatatatattccacTCAACTTGAATGTAAGGATGAGTAACATTATTCCCACTTAGTTTCATAGGAAATAGTTTTCCACTGAACTAGTAGTTATTTCTAAAATGCTCTAAAAGGATCATCTGCTCTAAAAATTATGGAACTGGTTTATTCTGTCTTTTGCAGGTGATAATTCTAGAGAACCACTATCCTGTAAAGGCTTTCAGTTAGGAGAAGTATCATGTGCCTTGAAGACCAACATTAACGATGATGATATGGCTAAGAAAAGTCCATCCAGTGAACAGCTGCATGGAAACTGTAGACCAAGGAAGCAGACTGAAGAACTTACAGCCATTACCCCTGAACATATCAGAGAGCATGAAATTGCTTTTGACTCGGTGTCTGATTTGACTGAACCTAACAAGAGACCAAGTTCTGACAGCAACTGTAACGAGCAGTGTGCAGACACTTACATTACAAAAGAGTCATCTACATTAGTATCTGAAAGTGAGAGTGCTATGGAAATTGAAAAAGGCCCACCAAGTGATATTTCTCAAAGTAGTCCTAATTTAGAATACGTTCATTCTGGTACTCCACAGATTCCTTTGATTTCAGTGGCAGAGGATACTATAGCTGgtgaaaacaaaactgattcAGGAAGTAAATGTCCGTTATCACCAGATACATCACTGTCTGAAAAAAGACTTCCTGGAAGCCCTTCTGATGGGGGCCCTGGCCACAGTGCACTGCTGAGAAGAAACAACTCCTCCATTTCTAGCCCACTGGCAGATATAGGAAATGAACAGACTGTAACCAGTGATCCAGATGCCTTGCCTGGTGTTTCAGAGAACTCCAGCCACCCCTCTAACCATCAGGaccagagcacacaggcagACTGTGCTGCGGGATCTGTGGTGGACATCACAGATCTTGAcaaaacagagctgcagcttgAAGTTGTTGATACATCTAACAAAACTTACTCAAGCGATCAGCATACACTTGTTAAGCCTTGTAAGAAAGATTTTAACCTCCCTTCAGAACTGCCAAACACAGAGGGAACACAAGGGGAGATGCAAGAACCTTCATCTTCTACAAAAGTAGACACTGATAATTTATATTTCTCATCTGGTAATAATGCATGTACAGACATTTCTGTAGTATCCACTGAAAACAATCTTACTACCTCTGAAATATGCCACTCTCCTCTCCCTGAAACTGCATCCTCAGCAGAGGAGTCAGGTACTGAGGCCAAAAGTATAAGCAGTGTATCTTCTAGTAGTCAACCAATGGATGTTGATCCTTCTAATATAATGTCCCTCAAGATCATCATCAGTGATGATCCCTTCATTGCATCAGACACAGAGTTAAATAATGCTGTTTCCAGCATCACAGGAGAAAATTTGCCTACTATAATATTGTCATCTCCAGCCAAATCCCCAGCCAAAACCCCAGGCCTGCCCAAATGTCTGACTTCGgaagacacagaaaaaaatgtggaTTCAGCTCTGGCAGAGCAGAATCTTCTCGTGCTTAGACCTAAGGATCCTGTGGTGACCTCGGTTAACACTCAGAATGAAGACTGCTCTGGCTTTTCAGTTGCAAGTTCAACTCATCTTTCCAACGAAGGGGGATTTATACAGTTGATGCCAGCCACGAGCACAGCTTTTGGGAATTCCAGCAACCTTTACATAGCCACGTGTATGACTGATCCAGCAGCCTTGGGTGCAGCTGTAACACCATCAAATGTGGTTGTATTGCCTGGCAGTTCTATGCCTCTGGCCTCCCAAGCTCCAGCTGTACAGCAGTTGCGGACTCCTCCCAGATCCAGCAATACATTTCCAGCAAACCAGACTGTCTCCCCAAACTTCCCACAGGGTAATCTCATTATTAGAAAAGTACTGAAAATGTGGTGtttggtatttttgtttttccactaAGTAAACATTGAAAGTAAAACCATTTTTAAATTGCTCTGTCTGCCACTTGCAAATATCCAggagttactttttttttttagtatattAGTTGCTagtagaaatgaaataaaactacCTCTATGAGAAGTCATTGATCAGGCTgctttgaataaaaaaaaagcttcataTTTCAGAAGCTGAACTGATACAATTTTAGCAGCATTAGATGTAGTAAACATACTTTGGTTTACATTGGAAAGGATTCCATTACTTTGGCTAAATAaaacaggtttttattttaataagatTCCAGTTATAAGTGCAATGCTCTATGTTATAGGTATCCCTATTTTGTGTAGATAACTGGGTAGATGTATCTAGTCCTTCCCAAGTCactttcttggttttgtttcatatttCAAAACCTAGTCTGCATTAGAAGTATATTTAAGTAAACATGAAAGTGTAACATTATTTCTTTCCATGATTTAATATCTATACAAGCATTTTTATTACTACAGCAATAAACATCTTGAGTgctttttgaaatgaaaaaacagCTATAAACCAGCTATAATCACCACATTTAGATTTCTTTCAAAAACTATGAACTTTTTTGCAGTTACCTTTGAATTTCTGTGTGTAGTCATTTAATTGAGGACAGAGACCAGTACATGCAAGGTCTTAGGGTGACAGCCTTTTCTGCCATTTGATTTCTTGATGTAACTCTTACCTTCAATGCTTTTGTCATAGAGAGAGGAACAGTTTCCTTTcacttttgaaaatattcttcCACTTTTCAGTTAATGTGCCAGGATAGTTTCCATATTTTATAATTTCCATATATCTGGCAGCTAAATATGATATTTAATGTTACTTTTACTGTTTTTTATAAATCACTTTAAATTAAAGTTTAAATGTTAAGATAGGTTTATCATACTTTATTTTGAGCTACCTCTTACAAAGGAAAACAGACTTTAACTAAAGAATGCCTtataaactaaaaataaaactggTGCTTACCCTGTTTTCAAGTAGTGATCTATAGCAAAGAACAGTGAAGTTTTTGTAAAAATCCAGAGCTGTTCTTGCCACGGGTTTTGACCACAATAATTTTAAgaagcttttctttttactgaagTATTTTCTGTAGTAGTTTCTGTACAATCTTAACACTTTGGTATTTTTTAGGTTCTGCCATTATAATTGCATCTCCAGTGCAGCCAGTTTTGCAAGGAATGGTGGGAATGATACCTCTCTCCGTAGTAGGACAGAATGGAAATACGTTCTCAGCACCTGCCTGCCAGGTAGCACATCACAAATAAAGATTTTCAAGATTAAAGCTGCAGTGATAAGAAGTGCTTTGGTAAATTGTAATAGGATATTTTGATTCTTTCAAGGTTCTTCACATGCCTGTGGCTAATCCAGTGTGCAATGGAAGTGTCCCAAAGCTTCCCATCCCTCCCAAATCACAGAAGATTCCTGGAGCAAGAAACAGGAATACTACAGGTGCCTGCCTTGCATTCTTGAGAGgggcagaagaaaagcagagggTTCTAAGGACAAGTCAGTTCTaagtaaaaaaaagttttataaatatctctgcttctgttcctggcagctgctgggctgtcaTGAGAGAGGTCTGTACCTCCAGTTAGTGACTCTTGTTTGGGCAGTTTACAGAGAACTTCCAACATATGACATAATTCCAGTTTTTGTATCAAGCTTATTTCCAAAATGTAATGTTTCAAGACTCTCAGGCAGTTTTAGAAGTttacttttctttatgtttctGGTTATTTTTCATCTTGTTGGTTTTAAGTAGTTTACTGCTGCCATTGGAACCAAGCCACATAGTAATGAAGATATTAGAAGAGTCAGCAGttctaaaattttattaatgaaaaatatttattagaaGTGTTGGatgtttatataaaaaatacacTCTACTACCTGTTCTCCTTTTGCCCTTTCAGGCATATGCTTCTGTATATTCTTTTCATTGCGACCTTGCTTCTTTAAATCGTTAATTGTAATAAGACTGGAGTTATGTTCCTTTCTCAGTGTTGAAAAGGGGtatagaaaaataattgaaaatagaAACATGGAGTTATAAGGAAAACTTGTGCTTTAGCTTAtgtgcctttttaaaaatgagtagGCTTgcacataaaaatgaaaatagaatgaAATTTCAAATTAAGATAAAATCTAGGATTGTATCGTTGCTTGCATTCTGGTTTGCTGATGGATAGCTGAGAGTTCCCTGAGTTAATTTCCTGCTATGTGGAAATCCCCACTGTGCATTTTGAAGTCCAGGGTAGTTTGTTTTgtcttggcagggctgtgcgTTATCCAAGTGTAGGCAGCAAGCTTCTTCTTTGTTCTTAGTTGGAGACCTTTGCTGGTCTACTAATTAGTGAAGTTTGAAGTTACAGTATACTGTGGAGTTTGTTGCTGGGCTTTTCTTTATTGGTTCTCTGTCAGGTGAAATGTCATTGCACTTAAACTGTGAAATTATTTACCTATCATTCATTAACACTTCATCTCTTGTTCCAGGAAAACTGGTACCAAGTGTAGCTGAGCCTTTGAGCCATGCAAATCCTCGAACACAGAGGTCAGTAGTGCTAAGTATTGaaacttgctttctttttcttgttgtgAATTTTTCTATCCAGTATTGGTGAAGAGAGGAGCTTTTTTTAGTAGTGGCATGAGCAGTACCCCCTTTCTTGCTGCCTGTCTGCTAGGAGTATCCATACAGATGTGTGCTGGGACTGTGCTAGAATTGTCTCGTCAATGTTTCTGTGTTAATTTTGTACAGCTTTGTCTTCATTGTCTCCTGTCTCAATTGTCAAATAAAAATAGTTTGAGCAGAGTCTAAGCTAGGAGAATTGCCTGTTACATTTACTGGGAGATTTAAATGACTAaaacctttgtttcttcttttcacaTGAGTGGTACTCATGGTTTTGTAGTGTAGTCTCATTCTCTTTGACCTCCAGTAGAGATCCAGTAGAGTGTATAAGATTGGGTTCTGCATCTGTATTTCAGCTGTATAGATCAGAACTCTGCTTGatcatttaaaaatgagaacTGAATGCAAGGTGAGGACAACAGCATGCTAACTTTATGTTGATGAGAATAACTTAATTTCTTGGGGTAGGCACTAGTTTTCTGTTGGGCAAATGAGAGAAGGAAGCAAGGCTGCAGTAGTAACTCTCCTCACCATTAATGGacttctgaaagaaaaggattttggAATGAGCAAAACAGTGTAGGAGCAGATCAGAAGCTCAATTTAAATATAAGAGGTGAAATGATCTTTTATTGGAAAAATATCACATACTTAAAAAAAACTACCTCTTTAGAGCTCACTTAAAATGTTGGAAAAGTGGAGATAAAACAGGACCATTAAAGTCAACttattaaaaaatcccaactaTACATCAAGTTATACCATATACCTGCATGCAAAAAgtactgatttttaaaaaaaacacagaagcaaGATCTTGGATAATACCACTTCAGTAATTCAGCTTTCTGTTATCTTTAATTGATCTCTAGATGTATGTTTTGCATAGCAAAGAGAGCAAAATCTTCCCTGCAAAGAGGtgtattttcttatttccaCTTTCTATCCTCTGTCTCATCTCAAATTTCATGGAAATACAACAAGCTGCTACCACTCAGACCTTTTCTGCCATTTCAAAGGTACCAAGTTAGCATCCCAAAAACTTGACTTTTCCTCTTAGAAATCATAGAGGGAGGTGTGCAGGGAGATGCAGCATAAGCCAGGCAGAGGGCACAGACAGAACAGCGGCATGAGCTGACAGAGcagaagcatttttctttcctcagtgCAGTGGTGGCTTTTTCACATGATGGGGCAGGTTGTCAGGTGGAGACCACAC from Melospiza georgiana isolate bMelGeo1 chromosome 2, bMelGeo1.pri, whole genome shotgun sequence includes:
- the LOC131095358 gene encoding protein NPAT isoform X3; its protein translation is MLLPSDVARLVLGYLQQENLQATCHQFILESSDLKEYAEHCTEDGFIPACLLSLCGKNLTTILNEYVAMKTKETTNEVPAMMSSLWKKLDYTLSQIRSMQNSDFRFSSNQRIRTRSGIVEMKRQRMLQQSAPANSGLLSVAHQSGQQNSSSSVVPPQAIHRPAINQSMPQARLSTLFVNQSQAQENKINTGGLIHIQVPTSQERKLHSNLLSPGRRKSESQKRKNIATSGPLSAARSSQDSEEAVVEKESEPLEELIDGNFPQLVIENAREKILSSKSLQEKLAENINKILGSDGSVAQAPKQTDSGPTEQETSIDEILGLQGEIHMSEEAIQDILEQTESDPDFQALFDCFDYGKSKVNKNLPGGISGRNGVENEILVAEDSLETFGSSLGTEETNRCDNSREPLSCKGFQLGEVSCALKTNINDDDMAKKSPSSEQLHGNCRPRKQTEELTAITPEHIREHEIAFDSVSDLTEPNKRPSSDSNCNEQCADTYITKESSTLVSESESAMEIEKGPPSDISQSSPNLEYVHSGTPQIPLISVAEDTIAGENKTDSGSKCPLSPDTSLSEKRLPGSPSDGGPGHSALLRRNNSSISSPLADIGNEQTVTSDPDALPGVSENSSHPSNHQDQSTQADCAAGSVVDITDLDKTELQLEVVDTSNKTYSSDQHTLVKPCKKDFNLPSELPNTEGTQGEMQEPSSSTKVDTDNLYFSSGNNACTDISVVSTENNLTTSEICHSPLPETASSAEESGTEAKSISSVSSSSQPMDVDPSNIMSLKIIISDDPFIASDTELNNAVSSITGENLPTIILSSPAKSPAKTPGLPKCLTSEDTEKNVDSALAEQNLLVLRPKDPVVTSVNTQNEDCSGFSVASSTHLSNEGGFIQLMPATSTAFGNSSNLYIATCMTDPAALGAAVTPSNVVVLPGSSMPLASQAPAVQQLRTPPRSSNTFPANQTVSPNFPQGSAIIIASPVQPVLQGMVGMIPLSVVGQNGNTFSAPACQVLHMPVANPVCNGSVPKLPIPPKSQKIPGARNRNTTGKLVPSVAEPLSHANPRTQRAGNCDKLTSAEAGRKVEENLAVAPAESTSSNPRQSESHRRVLCFDNVLPTPGGSTQIQPPKSSSQKERNESPSFAVDSACSSAKAQVPKRDKDKTLPRILCRPEVGSNRGASAKEPQPERKAAAAGLSLDPFHKTTANKENELRRDTDEKQKNQDTAKLSNGQQSVALWNEKTVASVQELNKKQGSLSTGAGSCKSSVSVALSSKEPKREAAKASGQGLGLSSPFGKQCVEMLQDIQWQSPAAKTAENGELPVPRTPSGVGDRHAEDTTDSVRTPTCRRFAEESGTPRIMVPPATPDLPACSPASETGSENSVSMAAHTLMILSRAAIARTSTATPLKDNTQQFRALRSTVKKRKPEDLNEGERNSRSANRKELQSSPTPCKKKKIKKKKLPNSFPAGMDVDKFLLSLHYDE
- the LOC131095358 gene encoding protein NPAT isoform X1; the protein is MLLPSDVARLVLGYLQQENLQATCHQFILESSDLKEYAEHCTEDGFIPACLLSLCGKNLTTILNEYVAMKTKETTNEVPAMMSSLWKKLDYTLSQIRSMQNSDFRFSSNQRIRTRSGIVEMKRQRMLQQSAPANSGLLSVAHQSGQQNSSSSVVPPQAIHRPAINQSMPQARLSTLFVNQSQAQENKINTGGLIHIQVPTSQERKLHSNLLSPGRRKSESQKRKNIATSGPLSAARSSQDSEEAVVEKESEPLEELIDGNFPQLVIENAREKILSSKSLQEKLAENINKILGSDGSVAQAPKQTDSGPTEQETSIDEILGLQGEIHMSEEAIQDILEQTESDPDFQALFDCFDYGKSKVNKNLPGGISGRNGVENEILVAEDSLETFGSSLGTEETNRCDNSREPLSCKGFQLGEVSCALKTNINDDDMAKKSPSSEQLHGNCRPRKQTEELTAITPEHIREHEIAFDSVSDLTEPNKRPSSDSNCNEQCADTYITKESSTLVSESESAMEIEKGPPSDISQSSPNLEYVHSGTPQIPLISVAEDTIAGENKTDSGSKCPLSPDTSLSEKRLPGSPSDGGPGHSALLRRNNSSISSPLADIGNEQTVTSDPDALPGVSENSSHPSNHQDQSTQADCAAGSVVDITDLDKTELQLEVVDTSNKTYSSDQHTLVKPCKKDFNLPSELPNTEGTQGEMQEPSSSTKVDTDNLYFSSGNNACTDISVVSTENNLTTSEICHSPLPETASSAEESGTEAKSISSVSSSSQPMDVDPSNIMSLKIIISDDPFIASDTELNNAVSSITGENLPTIILSSPAKSPAKTPGLPKCLTSEDTEKNVDSALAEQNLLVLRPKDPVVTSVNTQNEDCSGFSVASSTHLSNEGGFIQLMPATSTAFGNSSNLYIATCMTDPAALGAAVTPSNVVVLPGSSMPLASQAPAVQQLRTPPRSSNTFPANQTVSPNFPQGSAIIIASPVQPVLQGMVGMIPLSVVGQNGNTFSAPACQVLHMPVANPVCNGSVPKLPIPPKSQKIPGARNRNTTGKLVPSVAEPLSHANPRTQRAGNCDKLTSAEAGRKVEENLAVAPAESTSSNPRQSESHRRVLCFDNVLPTPGGSTQIQPPKSSSQKERNESPSFAVDSACSSAKAQVPKRDKDKTLPRILCRPEVGSNRGASAKEPQPERKAAAAGLSLDPFHKTTANKENELRRDTDEKQKNQDTAKLSNGQQSVALWNEKTVASVQELNKKQGSLSTGAGSCKSSVSVALSSKEPKREAAKASGQGLGLSSPFGKQCVEMLQDIQWQSPAAKTAENGELPVPRTPSGVGDRHAEDTTDSVRTPTCRRFAEESGTPRIMVPPATPDLPACSPASETGSENSVSMAAHTLMILSRAAIARTSTATPLKDNTQQFRALRSTVKKRKPEDLNEGERNSRSANRKELQSSPTPCKKKKIKAKEAPKFFSSRNGCGQVLVVFALR
- the LOC131095358 gene encoding protein NPAT isoform X2, producing MLLPSDVARLVLGYLQQENLQATCHQFILESSDLKEYAEHCTEDGFIPACLLSLCGKNLTTILNEYVAMKTKETTNEVPAMMSSLWKKLDYTLSQIRSMQNSDFRFSSNQRIRTRSGIVEMKRQRMLQQSAPANSGLLSVAHQSGQQNSSSSVVPPQAIHRPAINQSMPQARLSTLFVNQSQAQENKINRGLIHIQVPTSQERKLHSNLLSPGRRKSESQKRKNIATSGPLSAARSSQDSEEAVVEKESEPLEELIDGNFPQLVIENAREKILSSKSLQEKLAENINKILGSDGSVAQAPKQTDSGPTEQETSIDEILGLQGEIHMSEEAIQDILEQTESDPDFQALFDCFDYGKSKVNKNLPGGISGRNGVENEILVAEDSLETFGSSLGTEETNRCDNSREPLSCKGFQLGEVSCALKTNINDDDMAKKSPSSEQLHGNCRPRKQTEELTAITPEHIREHEIAFDSVSDLTEPNKRPSSDSNCNEQCADTYITKESSTLVSESESAMEIEKGPPSDISQSSPNLEYVHSGTPQIPLISVAEDTIAGENKTDSGSKCPLSPDTSLSEKRLPGSPSDGGPGHSALLRRNNSSISSPLADIGNEQTVTSDPDALPGVSENSSHPSNHQDQSTQADCAAGSVVDITDLDKTELQLEVVDTSNKTYSSDQHTLVKPCKKDFNLPSELPNTEGTQGEMQEPSSSTKVDTDNLYFSSGNNACTDISVVSTENNLTTSEICHSPLPETASSAEESGTEAKSISSVSSSSQPMDVDPSNIMSLKIIISDDPFIASDTELNNAVSSITGENLPTIILSSPAKSPAKTPGLPKCLTSEDTEKNVDSALAEQNLLVLRPKDPVVTSVNTQNEDCSGFSVASSTHLSNEGGFIQLMPATSTAFGNSSNLYIATCMTDPAALGAAVTPSNVVVLPGSSMPLASQAPAVQQLRTPPRSSNTFPANQTVSPNFPQGSAIIIASPVQPVLQGMVGMIPLSVVGQNGNTFSAPACQVLHMPVANPVCNGSVPKLPIPPKSQKIPGARNRNTTGKLVPSVAEPLSHANPRTQRAGNCDKLTSAEAGRKVEENLAVAPAESTSSNPRQSESHRRVLCFDNVLPTPGGSTQIQPPKSSSQKERNESPSFAVDSACSSAKAQVPKRDKDKTLPRILCRPEVGSNRGASAKEPQPERKAAAAGLSLDPFHKTTANKENELRRDTDEKQKNQDTAKLSNGQQSVALWNEKTVASVQELNKKQGSLSTGAGSCKSSVSVALSSKEPKREAAKASGQGLGLSSPFGKQCVEMLQDIQWQSPAAKTAENGELPVPRTPSGVGDRHAEDTTDSVRTPTCRRFAEESGTPRIMVPPATPDLPACSPASETGSENSVSMAAHTLMILSRAAIARTSTATPLKDNTQQFRALRSTVKKRKPEDLNEGERNSRSANRKELQSSPTPCKKKKIKAKEAPKFFSSRNGCGQVLVVFALR